Sequence from the Zeugodacus cucurbitae isolate PBARC_wt_2022May chromosome 5, idZeuCucr1.2, whole genome shotgun sequence genome:
GCGAAGACAAACGGCCTAATAACTGTTCATCATCTCGAGACTTTACATAGCGTCGATGATTTTGATAATAATTGCTAAGACCATAATACATGTAAACGTTTCCCTGAAAGGTATTAATATATAGcattatttataacttttgtcATGAAACAAGCGTCTAAAATTCATAATGTAAGTGGATATAACTATGTATTATCCAAGAGTAACGATTAGCATTGAATTTCAAAAACGTAAGTAACAAATGGTAAAATTTTTAGGAAATCGTGATCATTTCGATTAGAAATTGGAACCTTTTCATTTGtggttttcttatttaaatttactatttGAAAAGCTTACTGTAAACTCCTTTggcaattcaaattcaatttcacaattaCAGGATCCAGTAACATTTGCAGTTAAATATTCCGCACAGGTCATGTTGTATCCAACCCTTTTGCAGTTGGTATAGTCGTAAACAAATTCGCTAACTTCATCTGAAAAATATAGCAATGCCACTCCTACAGGTATGAACAAAATTCCAATGACGAAAAATGTTGGCAAAACAGTGCCAGCTGTTAAAACTGGCTGCCATGCAGGAAGTCGCTGCTGCTTGAAAGCCGAATCTGAAGTGGaagataaattcaaaataagccTAATTTCACATCTACGCACATGTACTGAGTTAAAGGTATTATTGATTTAAGTAATCAATAGCATTAGTCATTGCTTACCGCCACACGTCCCTCCCAACTTATTATAACTAAGAGACTTACCTGaaggttttttagatttctgtTGCACTCCTTGAGTTTCAACTTCTGATGCCATTTCTTGAGAACTTGCTGATATTTGcaagttaaaattattaaattaagaccctcaaaaatagtttaataaattttttttaatatttactaaatgAAATACTGATTTGCAATTAAGATCACAATAAAAAAGCCAAACATTTTACGACCACTTTTTCGAATGTCAAATTATGACAGATGTGTAACATATGTGAATAGCAGTGTTGGAAATCTTACACTTTAGCAGTAACGATACCTGAATATATCAGATACATTCAAGTGAAGGTTTTATTGTTTagcgatttataaaaaaaaacatatttaggtATATAAAGAAATTCGGCATATCATGCTAAGAATGTTCAGAGTTAAGCACATTTATGCCATGTTGAGTAATACATTaagttacttatttataatgcTTCTGTGTTTATGTTTcccaaatgtaatattttttcttaagtgcgtaaattaatacaatttaaagtAGAATTAAATTAATGTTATGGTTGGAAGTAATccaaataatagtaatatatttgatatataatttaataaatttaactcAACCGAAACAAACCCTGACTTTTATCCGGCAAAGAATTGCCATCTCAACAGCATTCCCTCGGTCAGATGAAGATATACGTTTGCATCAGGTATCTATCTCTATTTACTTGTAACAAGAgtataatatttagtattttaatattaattaattaattttattaattatatatattatcgattcttttaattacattatataatttttaatagtttaatatCTCTAATCGTAGTGCTAATTAATCAGCTTACTAAACATAGCTAAGACAATGATGCAGCGCTGAATTGTAAAACTACTAATGTACATTGAACATACCCTGGACAGATAtcgtaaattcaaaatatatatgtcatttaaaaattaaatgtaatattacTCAAATAATATTGGTTTAAATCCTTcacttataaagaaaatttagtaaggatatttattttgtcaaaaataattatatgtaagtgtgtgcgtttatttcatttactaGAGTTACGTACATATTAACTGTGGTCGTTTTCATAAGTGAACTGTAAATTCAGCAATGCGCTTACAAAGCAGCGGCTGAGAAATTTACCTGCCCATTCATTGTGATTGTGGCAAGAAGCGaggttgttgcagttgtttctTGGGACGCTCTcgcattttaaatagtttgactACTATTGCCGGAGATAATACTATCTGAACGGTTGTAGGATCTAAATTAATACAAGAGTGACGGTGGAACGGATTTAAAGTGTTGCAGTAGTATTTGATTTAGTGATAAACGAACCTACCAAGCCTTCTTAGCTAAATCAACGTCGTTACACTAGGAGAAATAGAGAAGGTAAACTTTTAAAAACTTATGTTGTTGTGTGCTTgatttgtgttaaaaaatagtgaacgaaattgaatttttgaaaatatgaaaaatgaacAGCTCAGCTGGGAAACTGAATGTCGCTTTTGTTTCACCGCGTTTGAAGAATTTACGATCTACGGTTGTTCAAAAGTGAGCTGTAAAAGTGGTAAATGACACTGGGCGAAACCACTGAATGGCCTTTTTTGTCGCATCGTTTGCTTGCTTCTTCTTATTCACTTTCTTTGCTCTGCGCTGAAACGACTTCTCAGTTTATTTCAATTTGCAAATTCAGtgtgtaaaatttgaaaaaactaaGCCTGATCCTTTATTAATACATTATAGAACGAAATATCCCATTTAATTGCGTGGGATACGGAAAAAATTACGCAAAAGCTCAAAACTGGAGAAACAAAATCGTGTAAAATTGATTCGAGACAAGATGGTCCTGGCTGAAAGAAATTCAGAACTGGTACGTAATGGGAGACGATCACGCGGTCCAAGTCCAAATGGACATGGCGTAGGCGTTGCCGGGGGTGGTACAGTAGGTGCAAGCTCTAATATTGGGAACAGTGCAGGTGCTGGTGGTGCCGGAACTCCGGAAACTAGTTCCGACGATGACAATTGTGAGtcagaaacttataaaaaatctTCTGTGAGCAAATACTAATTTctgcttctttttttttttacttagcaATTAAGCGCAATGGAAAATCCAAAGCTAAGCAGAGTGAATATGAAGGTTAGTTGaagaaatgtaataaaaaaattgcgaaaatatttagtatttaaaaatatattttcagaaaaaattcgTGTTGGTCGCGACTACCAAGCTGTGTGTCCAGCTTTAATACCAGAAAATGACCGTAAACCAGAGGGCTTGAATGATCGAGCACTGCTGGTATGGTCACCTACTAGGGAAATACCCGATGCAAAACGTAAGtaggatttattttttaagtttagcaTTTACGCACTATGATATTGAGCAATTTAATAATGCCTTAAGTCTACCTTTAATGgtaaaaactatattaataattatccttttgtttgaaaacaaattgacaatatatacatataagtgatATTCGATTATATTTTGCAAATGATGAATAAAGTAGAAATATTATAGGAactcaattatattttaaagtatatcttaaagttatattaataaaaattatcaaattatatgtaaaaattaatttaattaatttgtatattttagttGAAGAATATATATCAGTCGCTAAAGAGAAATACGGTTACAATGGTGAACAGGCATTGGGTATGCTTTTCTGGCACAAACATGATTTGGAACGTGCTGTTATGGATTTGGCTAACTTCACACCTTTCCCCGATGAATGGACAGTAGAGGACAAAGTGCTTTTCGAACAAGCTTTTCAGTTTCACGGCAAGAGTTTTCACCGCATTCGGCAaatggtaattttaatatttattaagcaattttaaacaatattaaatcGTCGTCAACGAAGCACTGTATTAATATATGTTGTAAATCTATATCTATCATTTATAGTTGCCCGACAAGTCAATCGCTAGTTtggtaaaatattattactcaTGGAAGAAGACGCGCCACAGGCAAAGCGTTATGGATCGACAGGAGAAAGCAAAAGCAAGTAAAGAAGGTTCAGAAAATGGCAGTGAAAACGGTAGCAATGAAGAATCTGACACAGATGACAAGGTAATTATTAGCTAAAAATATTCGTATATTAGGCATGAGTCAgattcaaattgaaattggtTTCTCTAGTTTTACAGTGGTTtaacaataaatgcaaatttctatatttagtaaataaaaaagtaatacaaaatatacaaatgttagTTGTATATAAttagatattaaatttttattttggttttaaattatattttgcactaacatttatttataattgtatttatataactaCCATAGATAATCAGTtattatgattttaaatataGGGAATCTTATCATAGTAACACATAAGCAGATTAAATCAGGGAGCTCAAAGTAGCTAATTGATGTTaacattttaaagaaaacaaaaattcgacTCATCAACAAATTACTTACATCTACTTGtaccataaaaaatgtttatttatgtttaaatagaaataacgtTTCGACCAcagtgcacaaaaacaacaatttttgatataatgttAGTAACCATTATGAAGGACGAGGTGTATTGCATAGCCTTGTGGTCGAAAACCTCCCTCATAGCATCTAAAATGGAGTGCATAGTACACTATACttaattgtatgtatttattgttagtTAATTTTAGCTTTTAAGATCTTATTCATAATTAAAGACTGTTTATAGAATTTCTACTAACAGTAAATGATAgaatagtatatatacatagtacataaataattatcaaTAAACCATTTATTGTCTGCGAGAAGATTAAACAAAATTCATgtgtttctttcattttcgtATCTTTTCGTTACTCTTTATAGTACATACgtttaaattgtattatttactgccttaaatttttaattttttttttaattggacaGTCTATTTTATAAGTATATGGAGGTAGGgtttatttgaaagaaattattttgttacTTTCACATCCAAATATTAAACTTATGTACTATAAGTCATGGATCATTCATTCGCCTCAAAAATTTGGAactgataaaaaataatttcatttattttcaaaattcatattaactgcAAGTCTAtgctatataataatttttatactgtcatttataattttcatttcatcatTATGCCTCATCCCATCCCATtgcatttcattattattattattgaaacttttttttgtattgaagaTCTAGTTCGCCATtcttgcaaaatatatttttacatgtaTCAATGAAATTGTAATGCCCCAAAGTTTGGTAGAGAAACTTTTTCGCTGTGTTCAATTCAGATttatgcaaatgtatgtatgtatatcggtgTCGCGTCGCGTCCTTGtctggttgttgttgctcgtgCCGTGCCATAATTTAGCCATGCCTTTTCGAGTTGGCATTTTGTTTTCGAACACatgtaataattttgtttgatgACTTCTTTATGACCTCagtagaattatttttgatgcaGATACTagttaaattgtaaattatgcCAAGTTAAC
This genomic interval carries:
- the LOC105215376 gene encoding REST corepressor isoform X2 — translated: MVLAERNSELVRNGRRSRGPSPNGHGVGVAGGGTVGASSNIGNSAGAGGAGTPETSSDDDNSIKRNGKSKAKQSEYEEKIRVGRDYQAVCPALIPENDRKPEGLNDRALLVWSPTREIPDAKLEEYISVAKEKYGYNGEQALGMLFWHKHDLERAVMDLANFTPFPDEWTVEDKVLFEQAFQFHGKSFHRIRQMLPDKSIASLVKYYYSWKKTRHRQSVMDRQEKAKASKEGSENGSENGSNEESDTDDKVQLNKQNISALKRKNSEGLDDMRPVENTNRINSRWSNDEILLVVQGVRKYGKDFQTIAETIGTKTEAHVRTFFVSNRRRYNLDQELKKYEAEKEETAASASATAAASETTNNSNKKDDSKKRELPAANAAASGVSAISSVIADESDTTTSSETTATKSAKDEAKFNNSNINSQKDNVIMEIDLDADQHDMQPPAKKFALNVNEQDFPKASAT
- the LOC105215376 gene encoding REST corepressor isoform X3, producing MVLAERNSELVRNGRRSRGPSPNGHGVGVAGGGTVGASSNIGNSAGAGGAGTPETSSDDDNSIKRNGKSKAKQSEYEEKIRVGRDYQAVCPALIPENDRKPEGLNDRALLVWSPTREIPDAKLEEYISVAKEKYGYNGEQALGMLFWHKHDLERAVMDLANFTPFPDEWTVEDKVLFEQAFQFHGKSFHRIRQMLPDKSIASLVKYYYSWKKTRHRQSVMDRQEKAKASKEGSENGSENGSNEESDTDDKFYSGLTINANFYI